Within Thermus sp. CCB_US3_UF1, the genomic segment GGCGCACCGCCTCCGGTCTCAAAGAGGCCTCAGAACCCCGGTGCAAGAGGCTCAGGAAAGCAAGTCCTAAGACCAAGAAGAGGAGGAAGAGGAACCGCACCACGCTTCCACCTTATCCAGGAGGCCTTGAGAAAGATGACAAGAGCCGCTACCCCAGCACATCCCGCGGGTTGCCCCGCACCCGGAGGTTCACCCAGGTCTTGCGCAGGCGCAGGAGGGTCTTGAGGGGCCGGTAGAGGGGGCTGAGGGGCAGGGTGTAGACAGGAAAACGCACCCGCCTCCCGCCAAAGCCTTCCTTGAAGCGCCAGATACCCTCGGCGTGGCTCCCTTCCGGGGTGCGGGGCACGCCCCAGAGATCGTAGGTGTGGTAGCCCCGGCTTATGCCATGGCGGATGGCGGCCAGGTGCATGCCCATGGGGGCCTTGGCCTCGGGGTGGGCGCGGCTACTTCCCCCATAGAGGTAGTCCACCTTGCCGGCAAAGGCCACAAAAAGCCCTGCCGCCAAGGCCTCCCCCTCCTTGCGGGCCAGGGCGATGAAGGCCTCCCCTAGGGGCTGGTTCATCTCCCGAAGCACGGCCCGGTAGTAGTCCTCAGCGTGCTGCAGGAGCTTAGCCCGGCGGTTGGTTTCCGCAAACAAGCGGAAAAACTCCGGGAAAGCCCCCTCCCCCTCCACGGAAAGCTGGGTGCGCTTGAGGGCCAGGCGGGCGTTCCTCCGGTGCATTTCCTTCATGCCCCTAAGGAGGGCCTCCTCCCCCTGGGTAAGGTCCAGCCACAGGGAAAATCCGGGCTGGATGGGTTCCTCGGGCAAAAGACCGGGAAAGCCAGGGACTTCCTCCTCCGCCCCCAAACCCACCTCCGGCTCCAGGACCAGATGCGCGGCCCTTACCCCTCGGGCCAGGGCCCGGGCCACGGCGGGCAGGTCCTCTAAACGCCCCAGGGCTGGTCCCCTGGGGGCATAGGCCAGGCGCAACCCTCCCGGCAAAGGGCGCAGGAGGACCTGGGCCGCCCCGAGGGGGACCTCCCCCTGGTACACGGCCAGGCGCTTAGGGGTCCAGCCGGAAAGGCGCTTCACCTCCCCCCAGCCCCAGGACTGCAAGGCGCTGGTAATGGGAAAGGAGGCCACCAAACGGTTCCAGGCCTCGGGGTCGGGGATCTCTACAAGCTCAGGCACCCCCTAAGCGTACAGGGCCTGGGCCAGCTCTTCCAGAAGTTCCCCTTCCTCCAAGGGCAGGCGCATCTCCCGCAGGTAGGCCTGGAGAAGGGAGGCAAAACGGGGGTCCTGGACCTTGGCCGCCCGCTCCTTCAGGGGAACAAGGGGCCAGCCGTAGGCCAGGTGGCCCAACAGGTCAAAGAGGTCGTAGTCCCCGGGAAGGATGCGCCGCAAAAGGGCCTCGGTCCACCCCTTGGCCACCAGGTTCCCCAGGAGGGCCCGGCGGCTTCCCGTCTTGAGCCAAAGGGCGCGGAAGCGGGCCTCCTCCGGCAGGGCCTGGCGCAGGCGGGCCCCCACCTCCTCCAAGGAGGCCACCCGCTCCCCCGTGGGCAGCAGATACCCCTCCCGGGCCAAAAGGCCCTCTACCGCCTCCTTGAGGCGCCGCCCGGTAATGGGCTTCTCCAGGAAAAGATCCGCCCCCAGGGCGCGGCTTGGCCCCTCCAGCTCCCGGCCACCCCCGGTGAACATGATCACCGGAACCTTGGACAGACGGCGCACCGCCCGGATGCGCCCAAGAAGGGTCAGGCCGTCCATATCGGGCATCATGATGTCCAAGAGGATCAGGTCCGGGGTTTCCTGCCGCAGGTACTCCAAGGCGGCCTTGGCCGAGTCCGCCAGCACCACCTCGTGGCCCGAACCCGAGAGGACCACCTCCAAGAGGTGGCGGATGCGGGGGTCATCGTCCACCACGAGCAACCGCGCCACGAAGGCCATGCTACGCCAGCGGGTTTTTCCTGTCTATCGGCGGTGTACCATGAAGGGCATGAGGATCGCCTTCCAGGGCACGGAGGGGGCTTACAGCGAGGAGGCCCTCCTCAAGTCCTTCCCCGGGGCCATCCCCTTGGGCTTCCCCACCTTCCACCAGGTGTTTGAGGCGGTGGAAGGAGGGGAGGCGGACCTAGGGGTGGTGCCGGTGGAGAACACCACCGCCGGGAGCATCAACCAAACCTATGACCTCCTCCTGGAAAGCGACCTGCACGTGGTGGGGGAGATCGTCCACAAGGTGGAGCACTGCCTTCTGGCCCCCCCGGGCACCGCGCTCAAGGACCTTAAGGCAGTGAAGAGCCACCCCCAGGCCCTGGCCCAGTGCGACGGCTTCCTGGCCCGGATGCGCCTCACCCCCATCCCGGTCTACGACACCGCCGGGGCCGCCCGGGCCCTTTCCGAGCATCCCGAGCCCGGGGTGGGGGCCATCGCCAGCCGGCGGGCGGCGGAACTCTATGGCCTTCAGGTCCTGGCGGAGAACATCGAGGACTACCCCCACAACTACACCCGCTTCTTCGTCATCGGCCGGGAGGAAGCCCCCAAAGGCGAGGGGAGCCACAAGACCAGCATCGTCTTCGCCGTGCGCCACCGCCCTGGGGGGCTTTTAGAAGCCCTCCAGGTCTTCGCCGAGGCCGGGGTGAACCTCACCAAGCTGGAGTCCCGGCCCAGGCGGGACAAGCCGTTCAGCTACCTCTTCTACCTGGACCTGGAAGGCCACCTGGAGGACCCGGGGCCGGCCCAGGCCCTCCTAGGCCTCCTGCGGCGGGCCGCCTTCCTGAAGGTCTTGGGCTCCTACCCCGCCTACCGCAACGGGGCCTAGCCCGGGCGGACGTCCACCACCCGCTCCCCCGCGGCCTTCAGGCGCTCGGGCACCCCGGCCACGTCCTCCCCCACCACCCGGAGGACCAGGCGCTGGTAGCCCTCCAGATGGGCGGCGGTGGCGATGGAGACGATGTTGGCCGGCGGCACCGCCTGGGCCATCTGGGCCAGGGCCCCGGGCACATCGGGGATGTCCACGGTGAGGCGCAGGCCCCCAAGCCTCAAGCCCAGGACCTCGATGAAGGCCCGGAGCACGTCGGTTACGGTGATGATCCCCACCAGTCGCTCCCCTTCCATCACGGGAAGGCCGCCGATCTTTTTCTCCTCCATGAGGAGGGCGGCCTTCTCCAAGGGCTCCTCCGCCCCCACGGTGATCACGGGCTTGGCCATCACCTCCTGCACCGTGAGCTTGGAAAGGAGGTAGTTCATCTCCCAGACGGAGAGGGTGGTGGCCTTGGAGGGCATGGCGTCCTTCAGGTCCTTGTCGGTCACCAGGCCCAAAAGCTTCCCGTCCTTAACCACGGGCAGACGGCGGAAACGCTTCTGCTTCAACAGGTTGATGGCTTCCAATACCGGGGTATCCGGGGCCACGGTGAGGGGGTCTTGGGTCATCCAGTCCCTGACCAGCATGCTTTCACCTCCAAGCCTCAGTTTACCCCAGGTGACGGTGAACAATGTCCCCCGTCCAGGTTTTCTGGACGGGGGAGGAAAAGGAAGGTTAGCGCAGGTTAGCCCCGATCACCGTACGGCCAAAGTGGCCCGGGCCTCCAAAGGGGTAAAAGTACTCCCCGTCCAGGAAAAGGCCGGTGCGGGCATCCAGGAGGAACTCCACCCCCAAGGAGAGGTGGAGCCCCACCTCCCCTGCCCCGCCAAAGTACCCGGCCAGCCCGCCGCCGAAGTAAGGCCGGATCCCCCTAAGGTCCCGGTCCAGCTGGCCCAGATCGGGCTTGAAGAGAACCTCCCCCGCGGCCAGGACGTTGGGCCCGCCAGGGAAGAGGTCCACAAAACCCCGGAAGGCCAGGTTCCGCTCCAGGGGAGCCTCGAGGCCAAGGCCAAGCCCCGCCGGGGGCAGGGAAAGGCGGAAGGAAACCGCCCGCTGGGCCAAGGCCCCGGTACCCAAGGCCAGAAGCGCCAGAAGAAGCCAAGCTTTGCGCACACCCATCACCTCCTCCGGGGAGGATACCCCGCCCAGGGGCCAAGGGGAAGGGGGGTTTCTCTCACGCAGGCTTCACCGCAAGCCGTTAGGCTTTCCTCCATGAAGCGCTTTTCCCTGGCCGCCCTCCTCCTGGCCCTGGGGGCCCTCCTCACCCCCATGCTGGCCCAGAACAAGACCCTCTCCACCCGGGTGGGCTTCGTGGACGCCGACGCTCTGGTGCAGGCCCACCCCGACTACAAGAAGGTCCAGGACCTGCAGGCCCAGGCCCGCAAGGAGATCGCCCCCTTGGAGGAGAAGCTGAAACCCTTGAACCAGAAGATCGCCTCGGGGCAGGCCACGGCCAAGGAGCGGCAGGACTACGACGCCCTCCTCAAGACCTACCAGGACACGGTGAAGAAATGGCAGGACCGGCAGAACCCGGTGCTCAAGCCCATCCTGGAGGACGTGGACCAGGCCATCGCCAAGGTGGCCAAGGCCCAAGGCTTCGCCGTGGTCATGAGCCGGCAGGTGGCGGCCCAGTCGGGGCTGGTGGTCTACGCCGACGAGGACACCGACCTGACCCAGGCGGTCATCCGGGAGCTGAAGCGCTAGCCCCGCCCCACCCCCCGGGGGCCGCACCCCCGGGGGCTTTCTTTGCCCTTTCCAAGGGTTATAATCCTTCCGATGGCCAAGCGGAAAGCCGCGAAGCCCACGCGCAACCCCGATCTGGAAACCTCCGCCGCCTTGGCCGCGGGGGCGGGCTTCTTTCTCCTTTCCCCCCTGCTGCCCCTCCCCACCGGGGCCCTGGGGGCCTTCCTTAGGGAAAGGCTCTACGAGGCCCTGGGCCTGCCGGCTTACCTTCTTCCCTTGGGCCTTTTCCTCCTCGCCGGCGCCCTCTTCCGGCAAAAGCCCCTGAAACCCCTTCTGCGCCATCTCCTCTTCCTTTTCCTTCTGGCCTTTAGCCTCCTCCCCCTCCTGGGCCCCCTTTCCGGGCACCTGGGCCAGGGGGTGCGGGCCCACCTCACCGCCCAGGCCGGGGCCTTGGGCCTCCTCCTCCCCCTCCTCCTGGCCAGCCTGGTCCTGGACCTGTGGCGGGGGAAGCCGCCCCTGGCCCTTCTCCTCCAGGGGCTGCGCCTGGGGGTAGCGGGGGTGCGGCGGACCCGCTACCGGTTGAAGGCCCTCCTCCTCCGGAGGCAGATCGCCCACCTGGCCCGGCTTTATCCGGAGCACAAGGCCTTGGAGGCCTTGGCGCAAAGCCTCGCCCCGGAAGAACTCCCCGGGGTGGAGCAGGCCCTCAAGGCCTTCCTGGAGGAGCGGCTTGGGGAGGTAAAACGGCAGATGGAAGGGGACGCCAGGCCCCTGGAGCCCAGGCTAAAGGGCCTCTTGGAGGCCTTGAAGCACTCCCTCCCCGGGGAGGGCCCCCTGCGCCAGGCCCTGGAGGAACGGCGGGCAGCCCTTTTCCTCGAGGCCCAAGGGCTCCTGGCCCGGTACCAAAGCCTCTCCACCCCGCCCCGGCTGGGGAGGGGGCTCCCCGGCCTTCTCCAGGCCATGCGCCTAAGGGAGGAACGGAAGGCCCGCTGGGAAGCCCTGGCCGGCCTGGTGGCCGACCTGGAAGGGCGGCAGGAGGCCTTGGCGGCTTGGTTTCCCTTCCTCACCAAGCCCCAGGAGGCCCAGGCCGAGGCCCTGAGGGCCCTCCTCACCGGCACCCCACCGCCAAGCCCCAAGGAGGCCCCGGCCCCGGAACCCTTGGATCTGGACCTGGTCTTCCCCGAGCCGGAACCGGCACCCCCCAAAGCCGCCCCTCCCCCACCCCCCCAAGCCCCCACCCCCCGGGGTGCCGCCCTGGCCCTCCCCACCCCCGACCTCCTGGACCCGCCCGAGGCCAAGGGGGCCACCCGGGGCCTGGAGGAGGAGGCCGAGCGGCTCAAGCGGGCCATCGGGGAAACCCTGCGCCACTTTGGGGTGCAGGCCGAGGTGGTGGGCCACGCCCGCGGGCCCAGCGTGACCCGCTACGAGCTCCTCCCCGCCCCCGGGGAGAAGATCAGCCGCATCCAGAGCCTGCAGAACGACCTGGCCCGGGCCCTGGCCGTGGGGGCGGTGCGGGTGGAGGCCCCCATCCCGGGGAAGAACACCGTGGGCCTGGAGGTGCCCAACCCCAGGCGGGAGCTGGTGCGCTTTTCCGAGGCCGTCCTCTCCCCGGGCTTCCAAAACGCCAAGGCCCTCCTCCCCCTGGTTCTGGGAAAGAGCATTGAGGGGGAGATCTGGGTCAGGGACCTGGCCAAGATGCCCCACCTCCTCATCGCCGGCTCCACGGGAAGCGGCAAGAGCGTGGCCATCAACGTCCTCATCGCCAGCCTCCTCTTCAAGCACCTGCCCACCACCCTCCGCCTCCTCCTCATTGACCCCAAGATGGTGGAGCTCACCCCCTACGAGGGCATCCCCCACCTGGTGCGCCCGGTGGTCACGAGCCCCGAGGAGGCCGCCGGGGTCCTCCAGGGGGCGGTGGCCCACATGGAACGCCGCTACCGCCTCATGAGCCAGGTGGGGGCGCGGAACCTGGAGCAGTACAACGCCAAGATGGAAAGGGAGGGCGGGGAAACCCTTCCCTACCTGGTCATCGTGGTGGACGAGCTGGCGGACCTGATGATGACCGCCCCCAAGGAGGTGGAGGCGGCCATCCTCCGCCTGGCCCAGATGAGCCGGGCCACGGGGATGCACCTCATCCTGGCCACCCAGCGGCCCAGCGTGGACATCCTCACCTCCCTCATCAAGGTGAACATCCCCGCCCGCCTGGCCTTCGCCGTGGCCAGCGGCTTTGATTCCCGCACCATCCTGGACACCCAGGGGGCGGAGAAGCTCATCGGCCAGGGGGATGCCCTCTTCCTCCAGCCGGGCCTGCCCAAGCCGGTGCGCCTGCAGGTGCCCTACCTCTCCGAGGAGGAGGTGGCCCGCCTGAGCGGCTTCCTGCGGGGGCAGAGCCTCGAGGACCGCTTCGCCGAGCTGTACGGGGCCGACTTTGAGCCCCCCAAGGCCCCGGAAGGGGCTGGACCCGGGGAGGTGGACTTCTCCGACCCCCTCCTGCGCAAGGCGGCGGAGATCGTGGTGGAGGAGGGGTACGGCTCGGTAAGCCGCCTGCAGCGGCGGCTTTCCATCGGCCACGCCCGGGCCGGCAAGCTCATGGACGCCCTGGAGGCCATGGGCATCGTGGGGCCTTCCAAGGGCTCCAAGCCCCGGGAGGTCCTGGTCAGCAAGGAGCAGCTCAAGGACTTTTTCGGCTAAGGGTGTGCTAAGATGGCCCCTTGTGGAAACGGTGCCGGGCGGGCGCTGGGTAGCGGAGATCTACGGCTGCGATCTGGACGTGCTGGAAAACCCCAAGATGGTAGAGGCCGCCCTCCTGGACGCGGTGATGCGCCTGGGGGCCCCCAGGGGCTCGGCCCAGTCCGTGGTCTACAAGTTCCATCCCCAGGGCCTCTCCGCGGCGGTGGTGAGCCCGGTGGCGGCGGTGATGATCCACACCTGGCCCGAGGACAACGCCTCCGCCACCCTGGACCTCTACTTCTACCGGGACGGGGTGGACCCGGAGGAGGTGCTCAAGGGGCTCTCCCGGGCCTTCGGGGCCAAGGAGGAGTCGGCCTTCCGCTACTGGCGGGGGACGGAACACGCCATCAAGCGCCGGGCTTTCGGCGCCGGAGGAGGTTAGGCATGGACTACGGGATGTACTTCTTTGAGCACATCACCCCTTTTGAGACCATGGTGCGGCGCATGGAGCGGGTCATCGCTTCCGGCCGCACCCGGTACCAGGACTACTTCCTCTTCCAAACCCAGGGCTTCGGCAAGGTCCTGGTCCTGGACAAGGACGTGCAGAGCACAGAACGGGACGAGTACGTCTACCACGAAACCCTGGTCCACCCGGCCATGCTGGCCCACCCCGAGCCCAAGACCGTCCTCATCGTGGGGGGCGGGGAAGGGGCCACCCTCAGGGAGGTGCTGAAGCACCCCACGGTGGAACGGGCGGTCATGGTGGACATCGACGGGGAGCTGGTGGAGCTGGCCAAGGCCCACATGCCCGAGTGGCACCAAGGGGCCTTTGACGATCCCCGGAGCGTCCTGATCATTGAGGATGCCCGGGCTTACCTGGAGCGCACACAGGAAAGCTACGACGTGGTCCTCATTGACCTCACGGACCCCGTGGGGGAGGACAACCCCGCCCGCCTCCTCTACACGGTGGAGTTCTACCGCCTGGTGAAGGCCCACCTGAACCCCGGAGGGGTGATGGGCATGCAAGCGGGGATGATCATGCTCACCCACCACCGGGTCCACCCGGTGATCCACCGCACGGTGCGGGAGGCCTTCCGCTACGTGCGGAGCTACAAAAACCACATCCCCGGCTTCTTCCTCAACTTCGGCTTCCTCCTGGCCTCGGACGCCTTTGACCCCGCCGCCTTCTCCGAGGGGGTCCTCGAGGCCCGCATCCGGGAGCGTAACCTGCCCTTGCGCCACCTCTCCGCCCCCTACCTGGAGGCCATGTTCGTCCTGCCCAAGGACATCCAAGAGGCGGTGGAGCGGGAAACCCTGGTGTCCACCGACGCCAACCCCTTCTACCTCACCCCCGAGGGGGAGGCGCGCCAGGCCCCCTACCGGGGCTAAGGGCTTCTCACCTGGGACGTGGTAGAGTAGGCCCATGCAGCGCGCCATGGTTCTCGTAGGGGTGGGCCTGGCCCTCCTGTGCCTGGGCTGGATCCTCCTGGGCCCCAAGGGGAAGGCCGGGCTGGACCCCGCCCAGGGGGCCCGGTTTGCCCTGGGCCGGGAGGACGCCCCGGTGGTGGTGGTGGACTTCTCCAACTACCTCTGCCCCCATTGCCAGAACCACGCCCTCCAGGTCCTCCCCCGGATCAAGGCCGAGTACATCGACACGGGCAAGGTACGCTACCTCTTCCGCGATTTCCCCTTCCCCGGCCAGGCCGGCGTGATCCGGGCAGGGGAGGCCGCCGCCTGTGCCGCCGACCAGGGCCGCTACTACGAGTACCACGAGGTCCTCTTCCGGGCCGCCACCTCCTGGGGCAACCTGGAAGGCGCCGCCCTGGACCGCTACCTGGCCGACCTGGCCGGGCAGATGGGCCTGGACCAGGAAGCCTTTGCCGGGTGCCTGGCCTCGGGGCGGCACCGGGAAGGGGTCCTGGCCGACCAGAAGCTGGCCACCGACCTGGGCCTCACCGGCACCCCCACCTTCTTCGTCAACGGGGAGAAGTACGGGGGGTACATGGACTTCGCCAAGTGGAGGGAAGCCCTGGACAAGGCCCTGGCCGGCGGCGGAAAGTAATCCGGGCGGTGTAGGGCCAGGGGAAGCACACCCCTGGCCCTAGGCGTTTTCTTTGCTAGCCTTGGGGCATGGAAGCCCTCTGGGTGGCCTGCGCCTTCGCCCTGGGCCTCTTGGCCAACCGCCTGGGCCTGCCCCCCCTGGTGGGCTACCTGGGTGCGGGCTTCGCCCTGCGGGGGCTCGGCCTGGGAGAAACCGAGTTCCTGCGCCATGCGGCGGAGATAGGGGTCCTGCTCCTCCTCTTCAGCGTGGGGCTCAAGCTTCGCCTGCAGGACCTTCTGGAGGTCCGGGTTCTGGGGGCAGGGGGGCTACACCTCCTCCTCTTTGCCCTGGCCGCCCTGGCCCTGGTGGGCCACCCCCCCCTGGCCCTGGCCCTGGCCTTTTCCAGCACGGTTTTGGTGGCCAAGCTCCTGGAGGACAAAAAGGAGCTCACCACCTACCATGGCCGCCTGGCCGTGGGCATCCTGGTCCTGCAGGACCTGGTGGCCGTGGGCCTCCTCACCCTGTACGGGGGGGCAGGCGTGAGTCCCTGGGCCGCCTTCCTCCTCCTCTTCCCCCTCCTGCGCCGGGGGGTGGGGTGGCTTTTGGAAAAGAGCGGACACGAGGAGCTTTTGGTCCTTTTTGGCCTGGCCCTGGCCCTTCTGGGAGGGGAGGGGTTCCGGCAGGTGGGCCTCTCCCCGGAGCTGGGGGCCCTCCTCACGGGAACCCTGCTCTCCGGCCACCCCAAGGGGGCGGAGATGGGCAAGGCCCTGTGGAGCCTGAAGGAAGCCTTTTTGGTGGCCTTTTTCCTAGAGATTGGCCTGCGGGAGGGGCTAGGGGGGGTGGACGTGGCCGCGGTGGGGGGGTTGCTCCTCCTCTCCCTCCTCAAAACCCCCCTCTTCTTCGCCCTCTTCCTCCTCCTGGGCCTGCGGGCCCGCACGGGCTTCGTGGCGGGGCTCTACCTGGGCAACTACTCGGAGTTCGCCCTCATCGTGGGGGTGGTCCTGGAACGGGCAGGCTTCCTGCCCTTGGGCCTCACCACCTTGGCCCTGACCGTGGCCCTATCCATGGCCCTCTCCGCCCCGGTGGCCCGGTACAGCCATGTCCTCTACAAGCGGCTGGAGCCTTGGCTCCTGCGCCTGGAACGGAAGGGCCTCCACCCGGACCAGGAGCCCGAGCGCCTGGACGGGGCCACGGTCCTGGTGGTGGGGATGGGGCGTACCGGGGGGGCGGTCTACCGGGTGCTGGAGGGAGCCGGGGAGCGGCCCCTGGGCCTGGACGCCGACCCGGAGAAGGTGGAGCGGCACCGGGCCAAGGGGCGGCGGGTCCTTTACGGGGACGCCGAGGACCCGGAGCTTTGGGAGCGGCTGGACCTAAAGGGCCTCAAGGCCGTGGTCCTGGCCTTGCCGGACCTCGAGGCCAAGCTCCTGGCGGCCCGCTGGCTCAAGGAGCGGGGCTTTCCCGGGATCCTCGCGGCCACCAGCTTCCACCTGGAGGAGGACCCCGTGCTCCAGGGGGCGGGGGTCAACCTCCTCTTCCACCCCTTCCGCGAGGCAGGGGAGCGGCTGGCGGAGAGGGTGCTGGAGGCGGTGGCTATAATGGGTGAGGTGAGCCATGGCCGGTCATAGCAAGTGGGCACAGATCAAGCGCAAGAAGGCCGCCAACGACCTCAAGCGCGGCAAGATCATCTCCAAGCACCTGAGGGCCATCCAGGCCGCGGCCCGGGCCGGGGGAAGCCCCTACCCCGAGGCCAACGTCCAGCTCAGGAACGCCATTGAGGCCGCCCGGGCCGACGACGTGCCCATGGAGAACATCGAGCGCCTCCTGCAGAAGCTCCAAGGGGGCGGGGAAGGCGCCGAGCAGTACGAGGAGATCGTCTACGAGGGCTACGCCCCGGGTGGGGTGGCGGTCCTGGTCTACGCCCTCACGGACAACCGCAACCGCACCGCCGGGGAGGTACGCCACGTCTTCGGCAAGTACGGGGGCTCTTTGGGCACCTCGGGGAGCGTGGCCTGGCAGTTTGAGCGCAAGGGGGTCATCGTAGCCGAGAACAGCGAAAGGGCTCAGGAGGCGGCCATTGAGCTGGGCGCCCTGGACCTGGAGGAGGAAGGGGAAAGCCTCACCGTCTACACCGATCCCGCCGAGGCCTACCGCATGGCCGAGGCCCTGAAGGCCCGGGGGGTGGGGGTGGAGGCCGTGGAGGTGGTGCAACACCCCCAGAACACCGTGGCCCTCAGCCCCGAGGAGGCCGCCAAGGTCTTGCGGCTGGTGGAGGCCCTAGAGGACCTGGACGACGTGCAGCACGTCTACACCAACCTGGACCCCGCGAGCCTCCAGGTGGAGGCTTAGCCCCCGTGCGGGCTTTAGGCCCGCATGGGGTGGTATCACAACCGGTTTGCGCTGGGGTTCTGCGGGTGCTGCACCGGGTGGCGAGCCCCGGCCCCGCCGACTTTATGCTGGACGAGGTGATGCCCGATGAAGACGTTATGGACCCTCCTGGAGGGGCGCAGGGGCGAGTTCCTGCTGCTGGTGGCGGTTAGCAGCCTGGTGAGCGCGACCGAGGCCCTGCTCCATCCGTTGATGCTCAAGTGGCTCTTCGACGAGGCGGTGATCGCGCAAGACTTCCGGCGCTTCGCCCTCCTGGGATTCGCCTACCTCGCTGTGGGACTGGGCCTGATCGCTCTCTTCTGGGTCGCCTCCCTCTGGCAGAAGGCCCTTATCAACCAGGTGGTGCTTGATTTGGAGGGGCGGCTGCTGGCCCAGGCCCTGCGAATAGACTGGAAAGACTTCAGTCGTGAGGGAGCCGGGGCCTTTGTGAGCAGGGTTCACCGGGATGTCCTCGAGGGGCTGGCCCCTGCGATTTCCCTCTTGGTTGACCTAGCCCGCCAGGCCCTGGCGGCCCTAACCTTCCTGGGGGTGCTGCTGTACCTGTCGTGGCAGGCTACCCTGGCCCTGGCGATCCTGGTCCCGCCGCTATTGTGGGTCGCGCAGCGGGTTGGGACGGGGATTCGCCGGGCGACTGAGTACGAGCGGGAGTCGGAGGCCCGCTACCTCGAGGTCCTCTCCCAATCGCTAAAGGCCTTCCGGGCTCTACGCGGCCTACCCCGTCTTCTCAGCCCGACTCTGGCGGCCAACCGGGAGGCCCTGCGCGCCCACCTCGAAGACACCTACCGCAGCCACCGGCTGATGTGGGCCCAACAGGCCTGGAGCGACGTGTTCATGAACCTGGCCAACACGCTCGCGCTGGTCGTGGGCGGCTACTTCGTCCTGATCCGCGTGCTGAGCTTCGGCGGGTTCTTGGCCTTCGTCAACGCCTTTTGGCGGGCGGTGGACAACACCTTTTCCCTGTTGCGCCGGGTGCCCGAGTTCCACCGCTACGGGCAGATCCTCGAGCGCTTGCACGGACTGCTCTCCTCCGCACCCGACCCCTACGTGCAGCCGGCCGCCGAAGCCCGGCTCGAGGGGGTGCGGCTGGGCTACGCGGGCGGGGCCCCGCTGGAGCTGCCGCGGGTGGAAATCCGCCCGGGTGAGCGCGTGCTCCTCGTAGGGCCTAACGGCGTGGGCAAGACCACCCTGCTGCACGTGCTTTCTGGGTATCTAGCCCCCGAGAGGGGTAAGGTGGAGCGGCCCGCGCGGGTGGCCGCGCTCACCGCTCCCCCGGAACTGCCGCCCTTGACGGTACGCGAGCTAGTTCCCGACGCCGGGATCCGTAAGGAACTGGGGCTAGAGGGCCTGGAGGACCGCCGCCCGGAGGCCCTGTCCTCGGGGCAGCGGCAGAGGGCCGCCATCGGCGCCCTGCTTTGCGAAGAGGCCGACCTCTACCTTCTGGACGAGCCCTTGGCCAACCTGGACCTCGAGAGCCGCGAGGGGGTGCTCGATCTCATCCTGCGCCGGACCGCGGGAAAGGCCCTGGTCGTGGTACTGCACGGGGATGAGGCGTTGCACAGCCGCTTCGACCGGGTGGTGGAACTGGCGGGGCCGCAGGGGGTGGACTCCCGGTAGCGCCCGCCTTCACCCAGGCTTTAAAGCTGCGAACAACTCTCTACTCTCTACCGGGGCCCCCATACGGTCGCAAGACCGCATGGGGTGGCATAAGGCCTACCCCTTCTTGCGCTTCTTCTCCTCCCGCATGAGCCTTCGGCGCTCGGCCCGGGAAAGGCCGGGCTGGGGCGGTGGGGTGGTGGGGCGCTTCTTCTCCACGCCGAAGGGCCGGGCCTCCTCCTGGGGAGCGGGCACGGGCACGTAAGGAGCCTCCCGCACCGGGCGCACCGGCTCCGCCTCCACCTTGAGGCGGAAGAGGAACTTGGCCACCTCCCCCTTGATGAAGCCCACCATGTCGTTGAACAGGCGGGTGGCCTCGATCTTGTACTCCTGGAAGGGGTCCTTCTGACCATAGCCCCGGAGGAAGATGCCCTGGCGGAGCACGTCCAGGTTGTGCAGGTGCTCCTTCCAGGCGGAGTCCACCACGTTGAGGATGACGAAGCGCTCCACCGCCCGCATGAGGGGAGGGCTGAGCTCGGCCTCCCGGGCCTCGTAGGCCTTGAGGGCGGCTTCCACCAGGCGCTCCACCCCCTCCTCCGGCTTGAGCCGCCGCAACTCCTCAAAGGGGAAGTCCCCAAGCTGGGGCGCGGTGTCCAGGAGGCCGGCCTTCAGGCCCTCGAGGTCCCAGTCC encodes:
- a CDS encoding DNA translocase FtsK, whose amino-acid sequence is MAKRKAAKPTRNPDLETSAALAAGAGFFLLSPLLPLPTGALGAFLRERLYEALGLPAYLLPLGLFLLAGALFRQKPLKPLLRHLLFLFLLAFSLLPLLGPLSGHLGQGVRAHLTAQAGALGLLLPLLLASLVLDLWRGKPPLALLLQGLRLGVAGVRRTRYRLKALLLRRQIAHLARLYPEHKALEALAQSLAPEELPGVEQALKAFLEERLGEVKRQMEGDARPLEPRLKGLLEALKHSLPGEGPLRQALEERRAALFLEAQGLLARYQSLSTPPRLGRGLPGLLQAMRLREERKARWEALAGLVADLEGRQEALAAWFPFLTKPQEAQAEALRALLTGTPPPSPKEAPAPEPLDLDLVFPEPEPAPPKAAPPPPPQAPTPRGAALALPTPDLLDPPEAKGATRGLEEEAERLKRAIGETLRHFGVQAEVVGHARGPSVTRYELLPAPGEKISRIQSLQNDLARALAVGAVRVEAPIPGKNTVGLEVPNPRRELVRFSEAVLSPGFQNAKALLPLVLGKSIEGEIWVRDLAKMPHLLIAGSTGSGKSVAINVLIASLLFKHLPTTLRLLLIDPKMVELTPYEGIPHLVRPVVTSPEEAAGVLQGAVAHMERRYRLMSQVGARNLEQYNAKMEREGGETLPYLVIVVDELADLMMTAPKEVEAAILRLAQMSRATGMHLILATQRPSVDILTSLIKVNIPARLAFAVASGFDSRTILDTQGAEKLIGQGDALFLQPGLPKPVRLQVPYLSEEEVARLSGFLRGQSLEDRFAELYGADFEPPKAPEGAGPGEVDFSDPLLRKAAEIVVEEGYGSVSRLQRRLSIGHARAGKLMDALEAMGIVGPSKGSKPREVLVSKEQLKDFFG
- the speD gene encoding S-adenosylmethionine decarboxylase: METVPGGRWVAEIYGCDLDVLENPKMVEAALLDAVMRLGAPRGSAQSVVYKFHPQGLSAAVVSPVAAVMIHTWPEDNASATLDLYFYRDGVDPEEVLKGLSRAFGAKEESAFRYWRGTEHAIKRRAFGAGGG
- the speE gene encoding polyamine aminopropyltransferase yields the protein MDYGMYFFEHITPFETMVRRMERVIASGRTRYQDYFLFQTQGFGKVLVLDKDVQSTERDEYVYHETLVHPAMLAHPEPKTVLIVGGGEGATLREVLKHPTVERAVMVDIDGELVELAKAHMPEWHQGAFDDPRSVLIIEDARAYLERTQESYDVVLIDLTDPVGEDNPARLLYTVEFYRLVKAHLNPGGVMGMQAGMIMLTHHRVHPVIHRTVREAFRYVRSYKNHIPGFFLNFGFLLASDAFDPAAFSEGVLEARIRERNLPLRHLSAPYLEAMFVLPKDIQEAVERETLVSTDANPFYLTPEGEARQAPYRG
- a CDS encoding DsbA family protein, translated to MQRAMVLVGVGLALLCLGWILLGPKGKAGLDPAQGARFALGREDAPVVVVDFSNYLCPHCQNHALQVLPRIKAEYIDTGKVRYLFRDFPFPGQAGVIRAGEAAACAADQGRYYEYHEVLFRAATSWGNLEGAALDRYLADLAGQMGLDQEAFAGCLASGRHREGVLADQKLATDLGLTGTPTFFVNGEKYGGYMDFAKWREALDKALAGGGK
- a CDS encoding cation:proton antiporter family protein gives rise to the protein MEALWVACAFALGLLANRLGLPPLVGYLGAGFALRGLGLGETEFLRHAAEIGVLLLLFSVGLKLRLQDLLEVRVLGAGGLHLLLFALAALALVGHPPLALALAFSSTVLVAKLLEDKKELTTYHGRLAVGILVLQDLVAVGLLTLYGGAGVSPWAAFLLLFPLLRRGVGWLLEKSGHEELLVLFGLALALLGGEGFRQVGLSPELGALLTGTLLSGHPKGAEMGKALWSLKEAFLVAFFLEIGLREGLGGVDVAAVGGLLLLSLLKTPLFFALFLLLGLRARTGFVAGLYLGNYSEFALIVGVVLERAGFLPLGLTTLALTVALSMALSAPVARYSHVLYKRLEPWLLRLERKGLHPDQEPERLDGATVLVVGMGRTGGAVYRVLEGAGERPLGLDADPEKVERHRAKGRRVLYGDAEDPELWERLDLKGLKAVVLALPDLEAKLLAARWLKERGFPGILAATSFHLEEDPVLQGAGVNLLFHPFREAGERLAERVLEAVAIMGEVSHGRS